The Pongo abelii isolate AG06213 chromosome 19, NHGRI_mPonAbe1-v2.0_pri, whole genome shotgun sequence genome includes the window tgttttgagacagaatctcactctgtagcccaagctagagtgctgtggacaatctcagctcactgcaacctccgcctaccgggctcaagagattctcatgcctcagcctcccgagcagctgggattacaggcgcgtgccaccacgcctggctaattttttgtattttagtagagatagggtttcaccatgttgcccagggtggtctcgaactcctgagctgaggcaatccacccacctcggcctcccaaagtgctgggattacaggcgtgagccaccatgcctggcctgatttttctatttttagtagagatggggtttcaccatgttggctaggctggtctcctgaccttaagtgatccacccacctaggcttcccaaagtgctgggattacatgcgtgagccaccgcgaccagcccACTGATATATTTCTAATATTGGATGCCCAGCACACATAAACCTGAATGGCTTTGAGGAGCTAGAGCTCTGATGAAAGGAGCTCAGAAGCTAATAAACGTCACAGCCCCAGAAAGAGCAATAACATAGATCTAGCTCAACACCTAAAACAGAGCTTGGCATATAGCTAGTACTAAGAAAACAGTATTGAATGAATGGCTATTTCCTACTCCTCATGTGTTCATGTGGAGGGACTTCGGCTCAACTAGCGCCCCTCACTTATGTCTCCCTAGGTCTCTATCCAGGCTGGGGTAGAGAATCTCATGCTCCTCTTACCTCTGACCCAATCTCATTGGCAATGATATTCATGAACTCTGAATCACCCTCCTTCCTACAACAAAGGACACAGACATGAGACCCAGGTTGGAGTGGTGGCTGTGAAACTGCAGGAAGCCTGGCCCCTCCTTCTGAGGCTGGCCTTGCTGCCTATTTGTACACATAAAGTCCCATATCCCTTAGCCAAGAGAGAGTACTGGCTGAGAGCCAGCAAgctgcccttctcagcctctgcagtTTGTAATCAACCTCCAGGTTTGTTTCCATCTCCCTTAAATAGGATTCACGAGGATAAGCAGAAATCTGTTAGAGAGTAAAGGAGGTAGGGGACAGTCCTAAAGAGACAGgttggacgcggtggctcacacctgtaatctcagcactttgggaggccaagctgggcagattgcttgaggtcaggagttcaaaaccagcctggccaacatggggaaatcccagctctactaaaaatacaaaagttagcctggtgtggtggcacatgcctgtgatcccagctactcaggaggctgaagcacgagaaccacttgaacccgggaggcacaggttatagtgagccgagatcatgccactgcactccagacacagtaagactccatctcaaaaaaaaaaaaaaaaaaagatacagagttAACAGTAAAGATGTTAATATCAAACCCAGGAGGCCTGGTAtgtaacatatttcttttttttttaatttttttgagatggggtctcactctgtcggtccaggccggagtgctgtggcgtgatctccgcttaccacaacctttgcctcccgggttcaagtgattctcctgcctcagactcccgagtagccgggactacaggtgtgtactaccatgcctggctgatttttgtacttttagtagagaaggggtttcaccatgctggctaggctggtttcgaactcctgaccttgtgatccgccagcctcagcctcccaaagtgctgggattacaggcgtgagccaccgtgcccggccagtaacATATTTCTTAGAATCTACTCAACCTTGAGAATACCAGTGAGCAATCCACCTCCCACTGTACACTGCATATAGAGAAGACACTGAGCCCTAAGCCCAACACAGCTCCCCTTCCTTGTGTCCAGCTCCTAATTTCTCACCTGTGTAATACGACCACACCTCCCCAATCTGGACTGTTCCTGAGGCGACGGGCAATGTGCACAGCCAGGTCTCTGAGCAGATTCAGGTTATTCTGAAATGGATATGGTAACTCAGTAGATAAATGGAAAGGATAACAATAGAGAGTATCAGCTTCCCTCCACCTCATTCTCCCCTCACTCCTACTTTGACAAACTACACATCTGCTTAGGCAGAAGACCAAGTCTGCAGAGCCTATTCTAGGCAGGGCCCATGCCCTCTCTACCCTCCACGGAATAAATCACCTTCTGCAGGATCTTGGTAGAGTTCTGGAGCTTTTTCACTGCTTCCACGTGATCCTCTGCTCCACACCTGAAAGAGAAAGGTCAGTGGAGACCTGCACAGCTTCCCAGTTGTTTCTGATGTTGGGGACATAAATCAATAATTTCCTTCTTGCTATGGTGCCTCCCTGCAGTCAGGGACCAGGAGATATTCTGAGGAGGTCTCTTAGGCAACTGGGAGAAAACATACAAAGGAATTAACCACTTTTCACGGTTCTGATTTACTATCCAAAGcacttgatctttttttttttttttttttttttttgagacagagtcttgctctatcgcccaggctggagtgcagtggcacgatcttggttcactgcaagctccgcctcccgggttcacgccattctcctgcctcagcctttcgagtagctgggactacaggcgcccgccaccatgcctggctaatttctttttgtatttttagtagagacagggtttcacggtgttagccaggaaggtcttgatcttctgacctcatgatctgcctgcctcggcctcccaaagtgctgggattacagacgtgagccaccgcgcctggccgcacTTTATCATTTATGATTGCATCTTATCTCCCAGAGGTAAGAGATTATGTCGAAAATCTCAGAAATGGGAGGTAATCGAAGGTACTGAAACAGGCATACTTAAGCAGAGCAGTCAGTGCTTTTTCAGTTCCATGACTTCTCTCCATCCACTTCAGCACCCGGTTCCCAGCCAGAAATATCAggttggttttgttctttttcccctTCTCAGTGCCCAGAATCTTAATGACCTACATGAGGCAAGGGGGTAACACACATACACCCATGTGCGCATGCATAAACCACAGCGGATCCTAGAACAGGAGAAACCTATCTCTTCCTCAGCTCTGAAACAGTGAAGGGGAGATTTCACTTAGGACTCCTCGATTATCCCCCtctcccactcccagccccatgTGATCCCCTCTCCCCCAATCCCTCTTCTCAGCCACTCCACAGCCGTTCCTCACTTACCTGAAGGTCACTGAGATTGCTCACATGGGTCCCACAGCACATGTTGGAATCAACGCCCTTGATGCTAACAACCCGAATGGGCCCAGCATGATCATCCGGCAAACCCCGGCCTCTCACCTGGACTCAAGGAGAGGGGAAGGACTGTCTGAATCTGATGAGGAATCATTCTGCAGAAACCATCCCTCTGGTTCTACCCTTACCTGCTCCACCTCAGGATCATCCAGGCTCAGTTCTCGGACATTCACAGGCAGCCGATCTCTGATTTTTTCATTGACGCTCTGCTCAATGGCAGCTACTTGCTCTGCAGTCATAGAGGGGGTGTCCAGCTCAATCGCACTCCGAAATCTCCCTAACTCCCTATCAGAAGTAGAGTGGCCACAGGTAACATATCTTAATGAACAAGAAAAAGCTGAAAGATTTTCCTCACTGAACaagaaaaagctgaaagcttttcctctaaaaaCTGGAACAAGCATACCCtctcaccactttttttttttttttttgagacaggctcgcTGTCACCCATGCTGCCATTTGgtggcaatcacagctcaccacagccttaatctccccagctcaagcaattctcccgcctccgcctccctccCAGTACTGGGATGGGACTGTCTACAGTTAGTCTTATGCCTCCCACTCACCATGATGTTGTCTTCAGCTTAAATAGATGGTCAGCAACTGCTGTGATGAGATGCTGCCCTAAGCAAAGAGAGCAAGAGACAGGAGAAAACTGAGAAGCCTACATACTCCCACAATGATAAAATAAGAGCTACAATGATAAAAGCACAGAAATTCTCCTTGTTGAAGACCTGCTAAGCACTGGGTAATACACTTTAGATACTTTATTGAAAATCACAGTGAGAATTCTGCAAGAGGCCTTATGataccatttcacagatgaggaaactgaagcctagaGAGATCAAATAACTTGCCATGGCAATGTAACTTATAAGAGGTTGGACTTGAACttaacctcctttttttttttttttgagacagtctcattctgttgcccaggctggagtgcaggggctcactgcagcctccgcctcccaggatcaagcgattctcatgcctcagcctcctgagtagctgggattatagacgtgcatcaccgtgcccagctaatttttctacttttagtagagacggggtttcaccacgttggccaggctggtcttgaactcttgacctcaagtgatccacccaccttggcctcccaaagtgctgggattacaggtgtgagccactgtgcccagtgaacTTAAGTTCCAATATGcagcattcatccattcaacaagtatttattgagtacctaccacATGCAAGGCACAGGGCTTGACATAAGAGATACAGCAGCATCCCTGATTGACAAGAGTGATGacgaggagaaggaagaggaagaggaggaggaagaaaagaagaaagaggaggaactATCAAGGAAGAGGGAATAAGACAGCCAAAGGCCTTAAGGAAGAAAGAAGTAGCGTATGTCAAAGAAATCCAGAGATGACAAGCACGGCCAGGATGCAGCCAGCAAGAGGTGAAGGGGCACCAGATGAGGCTACAGCAGTAGACAAGAGCCACCCAGATACAGCTTGTATGCCATGGTAAAAAGTTTGGCTTTACATGAAGACCTACAGGAAGCCTCTGAAGAGCtttaagcagaggagtgacataatattttcattttttaaaatttatttcagttgggtgcggtggctcactcctgtaatcccagcactttgagaggccaaggcaggtggatcacgaggtcaagagtttgagaccagcctgaaacaacgtagtgaaacctcgtctctactaaaaatacaaaaattagccgggcgtggtggcacgcacctataatcccagctactcaggaagctgagtggCTTGAATcccaggggtggaggttgcagtgagccaagattgcaccacggcactccagcctgggcaacaaagtgagactctgtctcaaaaaaaaataaaaataaaaaataaaataaaatttatttcattttacatatttatttttatttatttttgtttttatttatttatttatttatttttttttttgagatggagtatcgctctgtcacccaggctggagtgcagtggtgcaatctcggctcactgcaacctctgcctctcgggttcaagtgattcccctgcctcagcctcacaagtagccgggattacaggtgcacgccaccatgcctggctgatttttgtacttttagcagagtcagcgtttcaccatgttgaccaggttggtctcaaactcctgacctcaggtgatctgcccacctcagcttcccaaagtgctgggattacaggcatgagccaccacgctcagtctgtttttatttttcttgtttacatTTCCACTttaagttatatttatttatgccgggtgcggtggctcaagcctgtaatcccagcactttgggaagccgaggcgagcagatcacaaggtcaggagttcaagaccagcctggccaacatggtgaacccccatctctactaaaaatacaaaaattagccggatgtggtggtgcatgcctgtaatcccagctactcaggaggctgaggcaggagaatcacttgaacccaggaggcagaggttgcagtgagccaagactatacgactgcactccagcctgggcgacagagcaagactttgtctccaaaaaaaaaaaaaaaaaagttatatttacttttttgagacggagtcttgctctgtcgcccaggctggcgtgcagtggtgccatctcagctcactgccacctccggctcctgggttcaagcaattctgcctcagcctcctgagtggctgggactacaggcatgcaccatcacgcccagctaatttttgtgtttttagtagagacagggtttcacaatgttggccaggctggtctcgaactcctggcctcaaatgcctgacctcatgatctgtccgacttggcctcccaaaatgctgcgattacaggcgtgagccaccgcgagcagcctacatttattttctgagacagggtttcactatcttgctcaggctggtatggaattcctagcctcaagccatcttcccatgtcagcctcccaaagtgctaggactacagcagtgagccacagtgcccagccatttttctttctttttttttgagatggagtctcgctctgttgccaggctggagtgcagtggcgcgatctcggctcaccgcaacctccacctcccaggttaaagcaattctcctgcctcagcctcctaagcagctaggactacaggcgcgcatcaccatgcctggctaatttttgtatttttagtagagacagggtttcatcatgttggccaggatggtctcgatctcttaacttcatgatctgcccacctcggcctcccaaagtgctgggattacaggcgtgagccaccgcacctggccactatattttcatttttaagattgttcagctgggcgcagtggctcccgcctgtaatcccagcacattgagaagccgaggcgggtgatcatgaggtctggagttcgagaccagcctggccaacatggtgaaaccccgtctctactaaaaatacaaaaattagccgggcatggtggcacacgcctgtaatcccagctactcaggaggccaaggcaagagaatcacttgaaccctggaggtgaggttgcagtgagctgagattgtgccactgcactccagcctgggtgacagagcgagactccaactcaaaaaaaaaaaaagactgttctgGTGCTATGTGGAGAATGGGCTACAGAGGAGCCGGACTGAATGTGGGGCAATCAATTAGGAAACTGTTAGAGAGGTCCAGGGGGAAGACAGTTAGGAGCTAGGACTAGGATGACAATGACCGTGGAAAGAAGTGGACAGACATTTAGAAAACAAACCAACAGGCctggcggggtggctcatgcctgtaatcccagcactttgggaggccaagacgggcggatcatctgaggtcaggagttcaagaccagcctgaccaacatggtgaaacactgtctctattaaaaatacaaaattagccgggcatggtgatgggtgcctataatcccagctactcgggaggctgaggcaggagaatcgcttgaacccgggaggcagaggttgcagtgagccgagatcgcaccactgcactccagcctgggcaagagagcgaaactctgtgtcaaaaaaaaaaaaaaagaaaagaaaagaaaccaacagGACTCAGTGATTGGCTGGCTGTCTATGCGTAAAGAGGTATCGGGAATGACTTCCAGAACTTGAGTGACTAGGTGTATGCTGATGCCCTGCGATGAACACACAGGATGCTAATGAAAGaccaggagggagggaaagactttttgtttcattctggACATTTTGAGTTTGAAAAGGCTGTGAGACATCCAGATGGAGATATCGAGTGGGAAGTTGATAATACCTAAATCCAGCAGTTattctaatacttttttttacttCAATTGTTCATGTTGCTGTTATAACATTTAGGATATCCTTCCCGAATTACAGCTGATTCTGAATAGTCTGTCTCTTCCAAAAGGTTAACTCCTAGAGAACCCAAACCACGTCTCAGTCATCACAGCATCCCCATACATGGCAACTGCTCCGGTGTTATGTCCTCCATCCCAGCCTTTACCTGAATGCTGCTGCATGTGGTCAAACCTCCGCTCCCAATCTACCCGGACCAGAACCTGGCTTCCTGGATCCAGGGGTGTCTGGGTGAAATGATCAGCCTGTTCCCCGCGGCGAGTCACTCTCAGCACAGAGATGTCATTGATCGTACCATGGTCATCAGGCTGGTGGAAATAAGTAAACTTAATCAATGGCAAGGCAGGGCTCATCCTAACTTCTAGGTACAAAGACCCTCTAGGGTGAGAGACCCAGAATTTGGGCTCCctaagggagagagggagaaagcaaTGCCAAGTGAAATGAGTCCACTTTGTTCCATGAGAGGATTCTCAGTCCTTTTCATTCTAAACACCTATGTGTTGTGATCTTCAGAATAACAGAATTAAAGAGATGGTAACTATAGCAACAAAAATTTTAGTAAAACCCGAAGAATCTTAATCCTCAACTCTCATTGCCTTAGTCTAGATTCTTCAGTAGTCTCTAAAATGATCtgattttccctccctccctccactccatcctcTTGCAGTGCTACTAGAATTAgattcaaaaatgtttatttaggctgggcatggtagcttattcctgtaatcccaccactttgggaggccaaggcaggaggatcgcttgagatcagactggacaacatagtgtgaccccacctctatgaaaaatgaaaaattagctggccatgatactccctgctacttgggaggctgaggtgggagaatcacttgagcccaaaaggttgagactgcagtgtgctatgattgcgccactgcactccagccggggtgacagagtgagacactgtctcacttaaaaaaaaaaaagggccaggtgtagtgactcacacctataatcccagtactttggaaggccgaggctggcggatcacaaggtcaggagatcgagaccatcctggccaacatggtgaaaccccgtctctactaaaatacaaaaaactaactgggcatggtggtgcacacctgtagtcccagctactcaggagactgaggcaggggaattgcttgaacctggcagacggagattgcagtaagccgagatcataccactgcgctccagcctggcaacagagcaagacaccatcttaaaaaaaaaaaaagttcattcatTTTAAGAAGTTTCAAGTGCCAACTGCTTACAAAAGACTGTGCCAGCCCAAGAATACAATGTAAACAAGATATGGTACCTCATGGAACTTAACAGTCTAGAGAACAGAGGCTGGAAAACAGACAATTGCAATATGACCTATAACATGCCATAATATGAAAAAGTGTTTGATGCTAGAGAACCTCAAAGGAAAGAGACCTAACAGTCTTGGGGAATCAAAAAAAGACTTCCTGAAAGAAATGCTGTCTAAAATGAGACCTTCTATGGATACTTGAGGTCACAGGTTTTCCTTCAGCAGATCAGGGAAATCTTCACATTGGGAAAATCACCATAATAATGACTGATATGAAATTGGCACTTTCTCAGTACCAACTCTACTGAACATGTTCTCTCATGTCACTTATTTGCTTAAGAACCTGAGAGGaggccagggcagtggctcacacctgtaggcccagcactttgggaggccaaggtgggaggactgtttgaggctaggagttcaagatcagcctgggcaataaagcgagacctcatctctacaaaaaagcagCCAAGCATGTTggttgtgcgcctgtagtccccactactggAGAGGCTaaaacaggaggattgcttgagcctgggatttcgaggctgcagtgagctagatcaggccactgcactccagcctgggtgacacagcaagatcctgtctcttaaaaataaaaaagaaagaaaataacctgCATGGTTCACTGCAGATTCCTGACTGAAGCCCACACACCTTaatacacctttttttttcttttgagactgagtcttgttctgtcccccacgctgaagtgcagtggcacaatcttggctcactgcaacttcagcctcctggttcaagtgattctcatgcctcggcctcccgagtagctgggactacaggcacctgccagtatgcctggttaatttttatatttttagtagagacaaggtttcatcatgttggtcaggctacttgggaggctgaggcaggagaatcacttgaacccaggaggcggaggttgcagtgagctgagatcatgccactgcacttcagcctgatgACAGcgagagattccgtctcaaaaaaagaaaagaagagcctTTCTCATAATGCCCACCTTTGGTGTTATTATCCTCCTCTTTCATCTTCACAATGTACCTCACTTGCGCTCATGTTGTACCTAGTCCTCATCACAGCACTGGTAAGTATGCTCTCTGCTGTACTACTGTAACCCGTCTATCTCACCTGAACTCCTTCAGCAACATCTTTTTCAGTCCCTAACACCCGAAGCTAATTCCTTCCTTGGGGCCTTTGCACCCGCTATTCTATCTGCCTGAATACTCCCTCTGCCCCCCAGCACCACTAGATAATTGCAAAGACTCACCCCCTCACTTCGTTTAGGTCTCTACTGAAATAACTTACCCTTCATCTAGACAAGCCTCCCATCACTCTCTTTCCCTTTACTTGGTTTTTGTTTATTACTTATTATACCTAGCACACACAGTTGTCTTCAATAAACATTCCACGTATATAAAGGCACTGTGTTGTTCACCGGTTATCCTTACAGCCTGGAATAATATCTAGCATATGTTATGTCTAGATAAGCATTTGCtgataaatacttattaaatgaataacaaaatgaaTTAAACTAAAGCTCATCTGAATTCATTATGGCTGAGAAAAAAGGGGCAGGAGAGCATTTTCTGCCTGAGCACAAAGAAATTGGGGGCTTCCTGGGAAGAGATCGTTTTGGTACCTGTCCCCCGCCCTCAGGGAAAAGCAGTGTGTCTTCCAGCACCACTTGGAAACCACTCAGCACTTCTTTCTTGCCGTTGCTCCCTTCAGTCTGCAGCTCCGCGGGACGGCAGGAGACCACGGTGGTGGTGAACTGAACAGAGAGGAATGAGAGAATAAGCCCTGACCCCAGCCCTAGCCCTCTCCACACCAGGACAGAATCCCATGTTGGCACTCCCTACACGTGGCGCCCTCTTCCCCAAACCGCCTTGCCGGCCCGGCAGTCTCAAGTGCCTCGCCCGTGACGTCGTACCTCTCGGGCATAGCTGTCACGCTGACACCTGAACGCCATACCTGCAGGCGTGTAGGGAGGCGCACGCGCAGAGAAGCCTGGGAGCGAACGGAGAGCGACGTGGGACAAACGTCATTAAGGGCGCGTGTCTGCGCAGAAGCAGGagggtaaggaatggaatgcggtttGGATAAATTTACTGAAAACGCGAATTGCATATTTGCTAGGTTAACGACTGTTCTAAGGCTTTGCAAAGGACAAGggcaggaggaaaaaaacaaacaaataaacaaaaacaaaaaaacgcgaCCTGGACAAGGCCCCCTTGGGGCCCCAGGGATGAAGTATTCTGGCTGCGGAATCCCAGCTGCAGAGAGGCGGGGATGGGACTGGCATGGTTACTGAGCAGCACTGCCCAGTAGAAATAGAAagcaaggggctgggggaggtggctcacgcctgtaatcccagaattttgggaggtcgaggagggtagatcaccttaggccaggagttcgagaccagcccggccaacatagcgaaaccctgtctctactaaaaatacaaaaattagccgggcgtggtggcgggcgcctgtaatcccagctacccgggaggctgaggcaggagaatcgctggaacgcgggaggcggggttgcagtgagcagagattgcaccactgcactccagcctgggcgacagagagagactccgtctcaattaaaaaaaaaaaaaaaaaggccgagcgcggtgactcacgcctgtaatcccagcactttgggaggccgaggcgggcggatcacgaggcgaggatatcgagaccatcctgactaacacggtgaaatcccgtctctactaaaaatacaaaaaattagccgggcgtggtggcggacgcctgtagtcccagctactccggaggctgaggcaggagaatggcgtgaacctgggaggcggagcttgcagtgagccgagatcgcaccagtgcactccagcctgggcgacagagcgatactccgtctcaaaaaaaaaaaaaaaaaaaaaaaaaaaaaacagaacaatttggccagcgtggccaacatgatgaaactctgtttctactaaaaatacaaaaacattagccaggcgtggtggcacacgcctatataatcccagctactcgggaggctgaggcaggagaatcactttaacccgagaggaggaggttgcagtgagccgaaatcgcaccaccgcactccagcctgggtaacccagcgagactccgtctcaagaaaattaaattaaattaaatttaaaaaaatagtttgggCCAGagacacagtggttcacatctgtaatcccagcagtttgagaggccgaggtgcctggatcagttgaggccagaagttcgataccagcctggccaacatgtcaaaaccctgtgtctactaaaaatacaaaaattaggtcggtgtggtggcgggcacctgtaatcccagcagtttgggaggccgaggtgcctggatcagttgaggccagaagttcgataccagcctggccaacatgtcaaaaccctgtgtct containing:
- the AARSD1 gene encoding alanyl-tRNA editing protein Aarsd1 isoform X1, translated to MQFAFSVNLSKPHSIPYPPASAQTRALNDVCPTSLSVRSQASLRVRLPTRLQFTTTVVSCRPAELQTEGSNGKKEVLSGFQVVLEDTLLFPEGGGQPDDHGTINDISVLRVTRRGEQADHFTQTPLDPGSQVLVRVDWERRFDHMQQHSGQHLITAVADHLFKLKTTSWELGRFRSAIELDTPSMTAEQVAAIEQSVNEKIRDRLPVNVRELSLDDPEVEQVRGRGLPDDHAGPIRVVSIKGVDSNMCCGTHVSNLSDLQVIKILGTEKGKKNKTNLIFLAGNRVLKWMERSHGTEKALTALLKCGAEDHVEAVKKLQNSTKILQKNNLNLLRDLAVHIARRLRNSPDWGGVVVLHRKEGDSEFMNIIANEIGSEETLLFLTVGDEKGAGLFLLAGPPASVETLGPRVAEVLEGKGAGKKGRFQGKATKMSRRMEAQALLQGYISTQSAKE
- the AARSD1 gene encoding alanyl-tRNA editing protein Aarsd1 isoform X2; amino-acid sequence: MAFRCQRDSYAREFTTTVVSCRPAELQTEGSNGKKEVLSGFQVVLEDTLLFPEGGGQPDDHGTINDISVLRVTRRGEQADHFTQTPLDPGSQVLVRVDWERRFDHMQQHSGQHLITAVADHLFKLKTTSWELGRFRSAIELDTPSMTAEQVAAIEQSVNEKIRDRLPVNVRELSLDDPEVEQVRGRGLPDDHAGPIRVVSIKGVDSNMCCGTHVSNLSDLQVIKILGTEKGKKNKTNLIFLAGNRVLKWMERSHGTEKALTALLKCGAEDHVEAVKKLQNSTKILQKNNLNLLRDLAVHIARRLRNSPDWGGVVVLHRKEGDSEFMNIIANEIGSEETLLFLTVGDEKGAGLFLLAGPPASVETLGPRVAEVLEGKGAGKKGRFQGKATKMSRRMEAQALLQGYISTQSAKE